The Acidimicrobiales bacterium genome contains the following window.
CGCCGAGGGGACGGGTCACGGCGGCCCGAAGAGGAACGACGCGGCGCGGCGAGCGAGGTCTTCGGGGTCCTCGCCCTCCTGGCAGGGCAGGACCCCTGCCAGCCACAGGGTGGCCAGCCCGTGGACGAGGGACCAGGCGGCGACCGCGGCGTCGACGCCGCGCTGGCCTTCACCGGCCACGTCGGCCGCCGGGGGGTAGAGCAGCGCTGCCTCCGCTGCCAGGGCCGCCTTCAGCTCCGGGTCGGAGGCGTGGACGAGGTCGGGGCGGAACATCACCTGGAAGTGGGCCGGGTGGCTCGTGGCGAAGCCCACGTAGGCCACGCCGACCTCGAGGAACGAACCGGTGCTGGCCATGACGTCGGCGAGCGCGTCCGCAAGCTTCCGGTGCCCCTCGGCGGCAAGGGCGGTGAGGAGACCGGCCAAGTCGCCGAAGTGGTGGGCGGGCGCGGCGTGGCTCACCCCCGCCCGGCGCGCCACCTCCCGCAGCCGGAGTCCGGCGGGGCCCACCTCGCCCACCACCTCGAGGGCGGCGTCGAGCAGCGCCCGGCGGAGGTCGCCGTGGTGATAGGAGCGCTCCGTGGTCACACCGCGACGTTAGCCCGGACTTGCCATTGACAAGATCCCTGAGAGAGCGCATCTTGTCAATGGCAAGACCCGACGCCGGGAGGCACCATGACCGACACGACCGCCGTCGCCGACCCCTTCCTCAGCGGCGGCTACGCGCCAGTCGCCGACGAGGTCGTCATCGACGACCTGGCGGTCACCGGTCGCATCCCCGAGGCGCTCGCCGGCCGATTCCTGCGCACCGGCCCCAACCCGCTGGGCGCACCCCCCAGCCCCTACCACTGGTTCCTCGGCGACGGCATGGTCCACGGCATCGAGCTCGACGGCGGCCGGGCCCGCTCCTACCGCAACCGGTGGGTCCGCACCGACCCCGTGGCCGACGCGCTCGGCGAAGCCCGTCGCGAGGG
Protein-coding sequences here:
- a CDS encoding TetR/AcrR family transcriptional regulator, encoding MTTERSYHHGDLRRALLDAALEVVGEVGPAGLRLREVARRAGVSHAAPAHHFGDLAGLLTALAAEGHRKLADALADVMASTGSFLEVGVAYVGFATSHPAHFQVMFRPDLVHASDPELKAALAAEAALLYPPAADVAGEGQRGVDAAVAAWSLVHGLATLWLAGVLPCQEGEDPEDLARRAASFLFGPP